A window of Mucilaginibacter robiniae genomic DNA:
CTTTTGACCTGGCGGGAAATCGTAAGATACGTTTGCACCCGAAGGCACTCCCTGCCTTCAAAATGCGCATGGTAAGCCTGCTGCAGATACTCGGTAGCGGGCTGGCCATGGTACGGATGCCTGCTGATAATATCGTGCTTTTGCAGGAGATAGCCGTCACCCAGGACCTTAATGAGATTGATCAGCAGGTGGTGAAACTCCGCATAACCCGCGGAATGAGCCCCGTAACGCAGTACCGGATTACGCAGGGCGATGACTGCAGACAGTTCGCCATGCTGGCCAATCAGCAGATCGTACCCGGCTAAATGATCTACCCCCGCGTAAGGAATATTAAACAATGTTTTTTGCGCCATAATGATTAAGAATTAGAATACTCCGGTTGCGGCTTTTGGCATGCAGGCCACCTTTCTGGCGGGTGGCCGTATATAGTAGGCCTCCGGTAACAGTACCGATAAGAACTACAGCACCCAGCCACATATTGACGAGCGACATGGTCAGTGCGCCCAAGATCAGGCCCGCCAGCAGGAAGCCAATGCCCCAGTAAATAAATTTGCCTTTAAAGCCCTTGAAAATAAGGG
This region includes:
- a CDS encoding plasmid transfer protein — protein: MIRKYAIYKGLQKPLIFKGFKGKFIYWGIGFLLAGLILGALTMSLVNMWLGAVVLIGTVTGGLLYTATRQKGGLHAKSRNRSILILNHYGAKNIV